The Medicago truncatula cultivar Jemalong A17 chromosome 4, MtrunA17r5.0-ANR, whole genome shotgun sequence genome includes a region encoding these proteins:
- the LOC112421235 gene encoding type I inositol polyphosphate 5-phosphatase 2 isoform X1, whose translation MKARKGKRSEVFWPSTVMKKWLNIKQKVYDFSEDEADTETESEDDDTSCKGYNMIRRHRRGKSETLRAQYINTKEVRVTIGTWNVAGKHPCNDLEIEGWLCTEEPSEIYIIGFQEVVPLNAGNVFGAEDSKPIPKWDALIRRTLNKSSEPGTKKKSNSAPPSPIRRISSFNTQINPLDSALDKKEEIKTIISIEKNLQLSKIYDIDLQTILDWPELRLDPIHHVDSSPKMRRVQSTSDSASLYGFEMKSLHQSSGNFSLLWSEKQQEIVPQVFDSHLDVSDMLSDEDNDTFSELANNEDANGIISVKSHPKYVRIVSKQMVGIYVSVWVQRKLRRHVHHLKVSQVGVGLMGYMGNKGSVSVSMSVFQSRMCFVCSHLASGQKDGAEQRRNSDVHEILQRTRFSSVFDTDQPQKIPSHDKIFWFGDLNYRINMSDGEIRKLVDLKKWNELMKFDQLSNELCKGHVFEGWKEGLINFPPTYKYEFNSDKHVGGNTQEGEKRRAPAWCDRILWLGKGIKQLKYQSAENQLSDHRPVSSIFLVDVEVIDHRKLERAIYFASAVVHPDVFLKEDEDEDLSYQ comes from the exons ATGAAAGCAAGGAAAGGAAAACGTTCAGAG GTGTTTTGGCCCTCCACAGTGATGAAGAAATGGCTGAATATAAAGCAAAAGGTTTATGATTTTAGTGAAGATGAAGCTGACACTGAAACTGAGAGTGAAGATGATG ACACATCTTGTAAGGGATACAATATGATAAGACGACACAGAAGAGGAAAATCAGAAACTTTGCGTGCTCAATACATAAATACGAAGGAAGTGAG GGTAACAATTGGCACATGGAATGTTGCTGGGAAACATCCATGTAATGATCTTGAAATTGAGGGTTGGCTTTGTACTGAGGAACCATCAGAAATTTACATTATTGG TTTCCAAGAGGTTGTTCCATTGAATGCTGGAAATGTGTTTGGAGCAGAAGATAGTAAACCAATCCCAAAATGGGATGCACTCATTAGAAGAACTCTAAACAAATCTTCGGAACCCGGAACTAAAAAGAAAAGCAATAGTGCCCCTCCTTCTCCTATTAgaagaatttcttcttttaatacACAAATTAATCCACTAGATAGTGCTTTAGACAAGAAGGAAGAAATAAAAACCATAATTTCTATAGAAAAGAATCTTCAATTGAGTAAAATATATGACATTGATCTTCAAACTATACTTGATTGGCCTGAACTTCGGTTAGATCCAATCCATCATGTTGATTCATCTCCAAAAATGCGCAGAGTACAAAGCACCTCAGATAGTGCTTCCTTGTATGGTTTTGAAATGAAAAGTTTACACCAAAGTTCTGGAAATTTCAGTTTGTTATGGAGTGAAAAGCAACAGGAAATAGTGCCTCAAGTATTTGATTCCCATCTTGATGTATCTGACATGTTATCTGATGAAGATAATGACACTTTCTCCGAATTAGCAAATAATGAAGATGCTAATGGAATCATTAGTGTGAAATCACATCCTAAGTATGTTCGGATTGTTAGCAAGCAAATGGTAGGAATATATGTGTCTGTTTGGGTGCAAAGGAAACTGAGAAGGCATGTTCATCATTTGAAAGTTTCTCAAGTTGGTGTTGGTCTTATGGGCTACATGGGAAACAAG GGGTCTGTTTCAGTTAGCATGTCTGTTTTTCAGTCACGTATGTGCTTTGTTTGTTCCCATCTGGCTTCAGGTCAGAAAGATGGAGCGGAACAAAGACGAAACTCAGATGTACATGAAATTCTACAACGCACTCGTTTCTCATCAGTCTTTGATACAGATCAACCACAGAAAATTCCATCACATGA TAAAATATTCTGGTTCGGGGATTTGAATTATCGTATCAATATGTCGGATGGTGAGATTCGAAAGCTAGTCGATCTAAAGAAGTGGAACGAGCTCATGAAATTCGATCAG CTAAGCAATGAATTATGTAAGGGACATGTATTTGAGGGATGGAAAGAGGGGTTAATAAACTTCCCACCCACATACAAATATGAATTTAACTCTGATAAACATGTGGGTGGGAACACACAAGAAGGTGAAAAAAGGAGAGCTCCAGCATG GTGTGATCGCATATTGTGGCTTGGAAAAGGAATAAAGCAACTAAAGTATCAGAGTGCAGAAAATCAGCTTTCAGATCATCGACCAGTTAGTTCAATCTTCTTGGTTGATGTTGAAGTAATTGACCACCGGAAGTTAGAACGAGCTATATATTTCGCAAGTGCAGTTGTACATCCTGATGTTTTCCTTAAAGAGGATGAGGATGAGGACTTGTCATATCAATAG
- the LOC112421235 gene encoding type I inositol polyphosphate 5-phosphatase 2 isoform X2 codes for MKGKRSEVFWPSTVMKKWLNVKQKVYDFSEDEANTETDESEDDDTSCKDYEMKRHRRRKSETLRAQYINTKEVRVTIGTWNVAGKHPCNDLEIEGWLCTEEEPSDIYIIGFQEVVPLNAGNVFGAEDSKPIPKWDALIRRTLNKSSEPGTKKKSNSAPPSPIRRISSFNTQINPLDSALDKKEEIKTIISIEKNLQLSKIYDIDLQTILDWPELRLDPIHHVDSSPKMRRVQSTSDSASLYGFEMKSLHQSSGNFSLLWSEKQQEIVPQVFDSHLDVSDMLSDEDNDTFSELANNEDANGIISVKSHPKYVRIVSKQMVGIYVSVWVQRKLRRHVHHLKVSQVGVGLMGYMGNKGSVSVSMSVFQSRMCFVCSHLASGQKDGAEQRRNSDVHEILQRTRFSSVFDTDQPQKIPSHDKIFWFGDLNYRINMSDGEIRKLVDLKKWNELMKFDQLSNELCKGHVFEGWKEGLINFPPTYKYEFNSDKHVGGNTQEGEKRRAPAWCDRILWLGKGIKQLKYQSAENQLSDHRPVSSIFLVDVEVIDHRKLERAIYFASAVVHPDVFLKEDEDEDLSYQ; via the exons ATGAAGGGAAAACGCTCAGAG GTGTTTTGGCCCTCCACAGTGATGAAGAAATGGTTGAATGTAAAACAAAAGGTGTATGATTTTAGTGAAGATGAAGCTAACACTGAAACTGATGAAAGTGAAGATGATG ATACATCTTGTAAGGACTACGAGATGAAACGAcacagaagaagaaaatcaGAAACTTTGCGTGCTCAATACATAAATACCAAGGAAGTGAG GGTAACAATTGGCACATGGAATGTTGCTGGGAAACATCCATGTAATGATCTTGAAATTGAGGGTTGGCTTTGTACCGAGGAGGAACCATCAGATATTTACATTATTGG TTTCCAAGAGGTTGTTCCATTGAATGCTGGAAATGTGTTTGGAGCAGAAGATAGTAAACCAATCCCAAAATGGGATGCACTCATTAGAAGAACTCTAAACAAATCTTCGGAACCCGGAACTAAAAAGAAAAGCAATAGTGCCCCTCCTTCTCCTATTAgaagaatttcttcttttaatacACAAATTAATCCACTAGATAGTGCTTTAGACAAGAAGGAAGAAATAAAAACCATAATTTCTATAGAAAAGAATCTTCAATTGAGTAAAATATATGACATTGATCTTCAAACTATACTTGATTGGCCTGAACTTCGGTTAGATCCAATCCATCATGTTGATTCATCTCCAAAAATGCGCAGAGTACAAAGCACCTCAGATAGTGCTTCCTTGTATGGTTTTGAAATGAAAAGTTTACACCAAAGTTCTGGAAATTTCAGTTTGTTATGGAGTGAAAAGCAACAGGAAATAGTGCCTCAAGTATTTGATTCCCATCTTGATGTATCTGACATGTTATCTGATGAAGATAATGACACTTTCTCCGAATTAGCAAATAATGAAGATGCTAATGGAATCATTAGTGTGAAATCACATCCTAAGTATGTTCGGATTGTTAGCAAGCAAATGGTAGGAATATATGTGTCTGTTTGGGTGCAAAGGAAACTGAGAAGGCATGTTCATCATTTGAAAGTTTCTCAAGTTGGTGTTGGTCTTATGGGCTACATGGGAAACAAG GGGTCTGTTTCAGTTAGCATGTCTGTTTTTCAGTCACGTATGTGCTTTGTTTGTTCCCATCTGGCTTCAGGTCAGAAAGATGGAGCGGAACAAAGACGAAACTCAGATGTACATGAAATTCTACAACGCACTCGTTTCTCATCAGTCTTTGATACAGATCAACCACAGAAAATTCCATCACATGA TAAAATATTCTGGTTCGGGGATTTGAATTATCGTATCAATATGTCGGATGGTGAGATTCGAAAGCTAGTCGATCTAAAGAAGTGGAACGAGCTCATGAAATTCGATCAG CTAAGCAATGAATTATGTAAGGGACATGTATTTGAGGGATGGAAAGAGGGGTTAATAAACTTCCCACCCACATACAAATATGAATTTAACTCTGATAAACATGTGGGTGGGAACACACAAGAAGGTGAAAAAAGGAGAGCTCCAGCATG GTGTGATCGCATATTGTGGCTTGGAAAAGGAATAAAGCAACTAAAGTATCAGAGTGCAGAAAATCAGCTTTCAGATCATCGACCAGTTAGTTCAATCTTCTTGGTTGATGTTGAAGTAATTGACCACCGGAAGTTAGAACGAGCTATATATTTCGCAAGTGCAGTTGTACATCCTGATGTTTTCCTTAAAGAGGATGAGGATGAGGACTTGTCATATCAATAG
- the LOC25493549 gene encoding tobamovirus multiplication protein 2A: MACRGCWECLLKLLNFILTITGLAMVGYGIYLLVEFSRASDNSMMLSAPSDDQTLVQLGRPMLMALPLSDNIFDNLPKAWFIYLFIGVGAVLFVISCFGCIASMTRNGCCLSCYSILVVLLILVELGCAAFIFFDKSWKEEIPRDKTGDFDMVYNFLRENWTIVKWVALGIVIFEALLFILALIVRAANRPVDYDSDEEFINPRQQARQPLLNRPAGPAPGVPVTGTTDPRSNRNDAWSTRMREKYGLDTSEFTYNPSESQRFQQVNSQPAEERSRCTIM; the protein is encoded by the exons ATGGCTTGTAGGGGTTGCTGGGAATGTCTATTGAagcttttgaacttcattctgACCATTACGGGTCTGGCAATGGTGGGATATGGGATTTATCTGCTGGTTGAATTCAGTAGAGCTTCGGATAATTCTATGATGCTTTCTGCTCCCAGTGATGATCAAACTCTAGTTCAACTTGGCCGACCTATGCTTATGGCTTTGCCTCTTTCTGATAACATTTTTGATAATTTGCCTAAGGCTTG GTTTATTTACTTATTCATTGGAGTTGGGGCAGTTCTCTTTGTCATTTCTTGTTTTGGTTGTATTGCATCTATGACACGGAATGGTTGCTGCCTGAGCTGT TATTCAATTTTGGTGGTCTTGTTGATCTTAGTAGAGCTTGGATGTGCAgcctttatattttttgacaaaagctgGAAAGAG GAGATTCCAAGGGACAAAACTGGAGATTTTGATATGGTATATAACTTTCTGAGAGAGAACTGGACTATTGTGAAATGGGTTGCTCTTGGGATTGTTATCTTTGAG GCACTTCTTTTCATCTTAGCCCTTATTGTCCGGGCTGCAAATAGGCCAGTAGATTACGATAGTGATGAAGAGTTCATTAACCCAAGGCAGCAAGCCCGTCAGCCTTTGCTCAATAGACCAGCAGGACCTGCACCAGGTGTACCAGTTACAGGCACAACTGATCCACGTTCCAACAGAAATGATGCATGGAGTACAAGGATGAGGGAGAAG TATGGGCTGGATACATCGGAATTCACATACAATCCATCCGAGTCACAGAGGTTCCAGCAAGTAAACTCACAACCAGCTGAAGAGAGGAGCCGTTGTACCATAATGTGA
- the LOC112421235 gene encoding type I inositol polyphosphate 5-phosphatase 2 isoform X3 — MKARKGKRSEVFWPSTVMKKWLNIKQKVYDFSEDEADTETESEDDDTSCKGYNMIRRHRRGKSETLRAQYINTKEVRVTIGTWNVAGKHPCNDLEIEGWLCTEEPSEIYIIGFQEVVPLNAGNVFGAEDNKPIPKWEEIIRRTLNKSSEPETKQKSYSAPPSPIRTNSFDTQINPLEKEGEKSIIGIEKNFELRKIYDIDLQTILDWPERPLDAIHDVDSTPKLRRVLSSSARIGLNLMDSASLYGYGMKRSHQSSGNLNLLWREKQQEMMPKVFDSLADVSDEENDTFSELLIDKDVNGIGSVKSQPKYVRIVSKQMVGIYVSVWVQRKLRRHVHHLKVSPVGVGLMGYMGNKGSVSVSMSVFQSRMCFVCSHLASGQKDGAEQRRNSDVHEILQRTRFSSVFDTDQPRTIPSHDQIFWFGDLNYRINMSDGEVRKRVALKKWDELMNYDQLSNELCRGHVFEGWKEGLINFPPTYKYEVNSDKYVGEDTQEGEKKRSPAWCDRILWLGKGIKQLKYQSAENQLSDHRPVSSIFLVNVEVIDHRKLQRAINFASAVVHPEIFLEEDRDLAC; from the exons ATGAAAGCAAGGAAAGGAAAACGTTCAGAG GTGTTTTGGCCCTCCACAGTGATGAAGAAATGGCTGAATATAAAGCAAAAGGTTTATGATTTTAGTGAAGATGAAGCTGACACTGAAACTGAGAGTGAAGATGATG ACACATCTTGTAAGGGATACAATATGATAAGACGACACAGAAGAGGAAAATCAGAAACTTTGCGTGCTCAATACATAAATACGAAGGAAGTGAG GGTAACAATTGGCACATGGAATGTTGCTGGGAAACATCCATGTAATGATCTTGAAATTGAGGGTTGGCTTTGTACTGAGGAACCATCAGAAATTTACATTATTGG TTTTCAAGAGGTAGTACCATTGAATGCTGGAAATGTGTTTGGAGCAGAGGATAATAAACCAATCCCAAAATGGGAAGAAATCATTCGGAGAACTCTAAACAAATCTTCTGAACCCGAAACTAAACAGAAAAGCTATAGTGCCCCTCCTTCTCCTATTAGAACAAATTCTTTCGATACACAAATTAATCCACTAGAAAAGGAGGGAGAGAAAAGCATAATTGGTATAGAAAAGAATTTTGAATTGAGGAAAATATATGACATTGATCTTCAAACGATACTTGATTGGCCTGAACGTCCATTGGATGCAATTCATGATGTTGACTCGACTCCAAAATTGCGTAGAGTACTAAGCAGTTCAGCTAGAATTGGCTTAAACCTTATGGATAGTGCTTCCTTGTATGGTTATGGAATGAAGCGTTCACACCAAAGTTCTggaaatttgaatttgttatGGAGAGAAAAGCAACAAGAAATGATGCCTAAAGTATTTGATTCCCTTGCTGATGTAtctgatgaagaaaatgatactTTTTCCGAATTACTTATTGACAAAGATGTTAATGGAATAGGAAGTGTGAAATCACAGCCTAAGTATGTTCGGATTGTGAGTAAGCAGATGGTAGGAATATATGTGTCTGTTTGGGTGCAAAGGAAGCTGAGAAGGCATGTTCATCATTTGAAAGTTTCTCCTGTTGGAGTTGGTCTTATGGGATACATGGGAAACAAG GGATCTGTTTCAGTTAGCATGTCCGTTTTTCAGTCACGCATGTGCTTTGTTTGTTCTCATCTGGCTTCCGGTCAAAAAGATGGAGCGGAACAAAGAAGGAACTCAGATGTTCACGAAATTCTCCAACGCACTCGCTTTTCATCAGTCTTTGATACAGATCAACCACGAACAATTCCATCGCACGA TCAGATTTTCTGGTTTGGAGATTTGAATTATCGTATCAATATGTCGGATGGCGAGGTTCGGAAGCGAGTAGCTCTGAAGAAGTGGGATGAACTCATGAACTATGATCAG CTAAGCAATGAGTTGTGTAGGGGACATGTATTTGAAGGATGGAAAGAGGGGCTGATAAACTTCCCACCTACTTACAAGTATGAAGTTAACTCAGATAAATATGTGGGTGAGGACACACAAGAAGGGGAAAAAAAGAGATCTCCAGCATG GTGTGATCGCATATTGTGGCTTGGAAAAGGAATAAAGCAACTTAAGTATCAAAGTGCAGAAAATCAGCTTTCAGATCATCGACCAGTTAGTTCAATCTTCTTGGTTAATGTTGAAGTAATTGACCACCGGAAGTTACAACGAGCTATAAATTTCGCAAGTGCAGTTGTACATCCTGAGATTTTCCTTGAAGAGGACAGGGACTTGGCATGTTAG